GCGCTTCGCCCAGAAAGATCGAACCCGGACCCACGGGCTTCCCCCGCTACTGGCGGAAGAGTTCGATCGCGTTGTCGTGGTCTACGCCGAGGCCACATTTGTGGGCGCGGCGACCGAGGGATTGCCTCGTGCGGCACTGCGCCACGAACCCAAAAAACTGATTCACTGGGTCGCGCGGCGGCTCAGCACGGGAGAGCGTTTTTCCGCGGTCATCAATCCTGAAGAACTTCCGAGTGAGAACCGCCTATGCCCCACTGGCCTGTCGGCAGACGACTTGCTCGCTGGGGTGACGCTGGATCAAGCGCAACGTGACTGGCGCGCATTCTCATTGCCTACTGATGTGCTCTTGAGTTGGAACAAGAGCACCCTCGACGTGATGCAACCCCTCGCACACGAGGGCCCTGCAGCGTTCTTGAAGGGGACTTACAAAAACTTTGCCCATCGACGCGATCCGTCGAGCAAGCTGCGAGGACCGATCGACGCGGTGCTCGAGCGCGAAGGCCTGCGGCCAGCCGCTACCCCCCTGCCCGGACGTGCCGGTTTGCGTCTCTCCCAGTTGGAAGCGGTGACGAGATTTGTTCACGAGTGCGGAGTGGAGAGTCTCACTACGGCTTGACCGCCTTGAAGCGACCGCCGCACTCGAGATGGAGGAAGCGGCGCCAATTGCGACGGGAGCGCCGCAGGCGTTTGATTTCCAGACCGCAGCGGTCGCAGCGCGCGACTACCTTCTGACGTGCAATACGCAGCGCCTCGCTCGCCGCGTGAAATCGCGGGTCCCGGCCCATGCGCATTGGAGCGGCACCCAACGCGCTGGCGATCACTTGCCATTTGGGACCGTGGTTCTCTCGCTTTTCAAGCAATGCCCCGGTCAAGATATGCGCGACTTCGTGCAAGATGGTGTCGCGACGCGCGTGGGGAGAGCAATCGAGGGTCGTGAGCCTGAGCGTCTTTGTGCGGGGGGTGATGGAACCAAAGCGAGTGACCGCGCGGGTTGGGCGGATCGTCCAGTCTTCGAGTTCGGAAAATCCAGCCGCAGCGAATTCTCTTTCGCCGCGGCCGAATTCCGCTGCCGCCTTGCGCAAGCCCGCCTCGACCGTCGGGCGCAGGCCCTCTAATTCGAGAAACCGCGCAAGCGATTGCTGTACCAGGATGACAGAACCCCTTCGCACTGCGTTCAGCATGCTGCTCGAACGACTACAACTCCTCTTACTTGTAGTCGATCACCGAACGGATCACCTGGCCCTCTTGCATGGCCTTGAAAGCGTCGTTCACGTCTTCGAGTTGAATACGACGGGTGATCATGCTCTCGAGGTCGAGCTTGCCGGCCTTCCACAAGCGAATCAGCATGGGCATGAAGGTCCGAACGTTGGCGCTCCCGTACATCGAGCCACGCAGTATCTTGTCGGTGAAAAAGAACTCGAACGCGCTGAACTTGACCTCTTCCGAAATCCGGCCGACACCGACGATGACCGCTGTGCCGCCTCGGCGCGCTGCGTCGAAGGTCGCGCGAATGGTCACCGGGTTGCCGATGCATTCGAGCGCGTAGTCAAAGCCCTCTCCCCCCGTAATCTCGGTTTTCATTTGATCGAGCGCGTCCGGGGTGCAGACATGGGTGGCACCGAAGCCCTTGGCGGCTTCGAGTTTCGACTCCACCGTGTCTACCGCGAGAATCTCTGCGGCACCGGCAATTCGTGCTCCCTGAATCGCACTCATCCCGACGCCACCACAGCCAAAGACCACGACGGAACTACCCGGCGTGACTTTCGCAGTGTTGATCGCGGCACCGACACCCGTCGTCACGCCGCAACCGATCAGGGAAACGATATCGAGCGGGATGTCGTCGTCCACCTTGACCAGGCAAGCCTCGTTGGCAATCAGCTCTTCGGCAAAGGTGCCGAGACCCGCCATGCCCACCATCGGCGCGCCATCGACTACGAAGTGCGGCGTCATGCCGAACGCAGCCCCGGCGTCGCACAGGTAGGACTGACCGCGCAGACACGGCTTGCACTTGTTGCACGCCGGCACGAAGCTCAAAATGATGTGATCTCCGGCGGCAATGTCCGTCACGCCGGAACCGACTTCCTGCACGATTCCCGCACCCTCATGACCCGGAATGAGGGGGAAGGCGAAGGGGATGGTGCCGTTCTGTACAGAGAGGTCCGAATGGCAGACGCCACTCGAAACCAGTTTCACATGCACGTCGCCGGGTCCGAGATCCCCCAGGCTGACGCCGTCGATGATTTCCATCGGCGCGTTCAATTCTCGCATGACTGCGGCTTTCATTGCGGTGCTCCTTTCTCGTTCAGAGAGGTTCAGGATATCAATCGAGCGGGGCCGACGCTGCTCGCGATTTGCAGTTCCGGCAAAAATCCTTATTCCTCGGGGATCTGGTACCGGGCGATGTAGTCGCTATAGCGGGCTCGAATCTGCTCTTTGGCAAGCCCAAAATCTCGTGCGTCGTAGCCGTGACGGCCAAATGCGTCCTGTCCGCGCATATGCATCCAGGTTTCCATGCGCTGAACGTGCAGCGGATGGAGTTCTCGGTCGAATTGTGCGTAGATTCTGCGCACCGCGGCGATTGGATCTGCCATCAGCTCGCTGTAGAGCAGATGGCTGCACCACTGCCGACCCGCCTGGCGATCGTCGAACTCCATTCCCCGGACGATCCCCGCGTGGAGTTTGTCGTCCCATTCCCGGCCCACGGCCACGGGGTCGACTCGCGTGGAATACGTCTTGTGCATGGCGGTAATGAGACTTGCTACCGAGGGTACGACCTTGGCCGGGTCGCGGTGGGTCCAGATCAGCCGCGCATCGGGATAGACGTCTTCGAGCAGGTCGAGACACCAGAGATGATTAGGCGTCTTGAGCGACCAGTTCCGAGTGGGAAGTCTGGATTGCAGAATCTGCAGGGATAGCTTGTGAATGGCATAGGTGCTGCGCATGTCGGCCTTCTCGAGCCAGCGCCCGTAGCTCGGAATGAACGCCTGGGTTTCAAAGGAGAGCGTGCGCAAATCGAATGCAAACAACGTCACGCATTCTGTCGCCAGGGTGGCACCAAAGGGGTGCATGGCGCGCAGGGCTGGATTGAGATCCTGCAACTGGTCGAACTGTTTTGCGGTCGCGGCGATTCGCGGGTCTTCGGCGTAGCTCGCGAGATCTGGCGGAGGAACGGGACTCGATGCTTCCCATTGAAGCAGCGGGCGCGAGACGGGATCGAAACCGAGCAAGAACGACAGCAGTGTCGTACCCGTGCGCGGAAGCCCGAGAATGATCCAGGGCCGCTCGATCTTCTGGTCTCGAACCTCTGGATGTTCTCTGGCCCAATGCAGTACTCGCAGACGCTGGCTGAGCGACGAAACGAGAAGCTGGCGCACGACGATTCGGCCGAAACTCGTGAGACCCGCCTCTCCGTCAAAGGCGCGCTGGAGCACTTCGAGGGGCTCGCGAAGCGTCTCGGGTCCGAAATCGTCGAAGCCCGCCTGCTTGGCCGCCGCGGCCAGCAGATCGTCTGGGGCGAGCGAGGGCCACTTCACCCCCAACATCCCGAGTGGAGACGTGAGCCGGTTGAAAATACGCAGGGGCCTCGAAGACAGCCCCGCGTCTCGAAAGGTGTAGGTTCGGGTGGTCATTGGAGTGGTTGGGGTCGCAGCGTCGACGTCTCCATGGTCTCGGGATCGATAATGCCAATTTTTTCGGCTAAGCAGGTCTCGAAAACTGTCTCGAAAACTATAGGACGCATCAGGCAAAAATCTCGCCGGTCGAGACGAACGCGAGCCAACCGCTTTCCGAGGCACGACAATTCCCTAGAGTGGTATGGATCGTGAAAGCGGAAAACCGAGTCCTGGAGCATGAATAGTTCTGTCTACAGATTCATTGAGGAGTCGAGTTGATGGTCATAGTGGTTTTTCGTTCGAAGCTCCGCGCGGGAATCGAGGACGAGTTCAACGAACTCGGGGATCGAATGCAGACGATCGCCGAATCCATGCCGGGATTCATTTCCTACAAGGTGTTCCATGCGCCGGACGGTGAACGCGCGAGCATCATCGAATTCGAGTCCAGAGAAGAGTTGCAGGCATGGAAGATCAACGCCGAACATATCGCGGCACAACAGCTTGGGCGAGACAAGTTCTACGCAGAGTACACACTGACCGTGAGCGAGACCCTGCGCGAAACCAAGTTCGAGCGCTGAGACATCCAGCTCTCATACTAGACATCCAAAGGAGCAGCACCATGTCGGGAACTCGAATCTACTTGATATTGTCGGCGCTGATCTGGCTCCCCTACGGATTGTTCTGTGTCTTTCAGCCCGAAACCCTCGCTGATATTGCGGGAGTCGTGGGAACGACACCTACGGGCACAACCGAAATTCGCGCGATGTACGGCGGACTCCAGGCGGGGGTCGGAGTCATCTGCGTTATCGCCTTGATGCGACCGGACTTTGCCCGCTCTGCGTTGATCACACTGTGTTGTCTGGCAGGCGGATTGTTCCTGGCGCGCTTCAGTGGTTTCTTGATCGATGGCAGTGGATCCCAATACACCTATGGCGCTCTCGTATTCGAATCTACCTACGCTCTCGCGGCGGGCTATCTGGCGCGCGGTTCGACGGTCTCGGAGACCTGAAAAATCGACAGCGCGTTGAACGAAGGTAAACTCCGCAATCTCATGTCGACTTCGATCATCGCACCTCGAGACACCGCACTGCACACGGCCATTCGCAATTTATCCCTACCCGGAAAAGACGCACTGGCCGAAGTTGGGTCCCAAGGGAATTGTGCCGATCTTCTCGCTCTCTCGTTCGACGAGCAGTACACGAACTTCATGGAGAACATGACGGCCCTGCCCGGGGACGCCCAACTCCTATCGCTGCAAAAACTCGACTCGGCGCTCAACGCGATCTCGGGTCCCGAGAATCTCGATTTGTGGACCGACGCTGCGTTTGCCAGCGATCCTCAATGGGAAATCATCCGAGACCTCGCCCGCAATGTCATGGTCGAGTTTGGCTGGTAGCTACACCCAGCGCCACCCAGCGCCACCCAGCGCCACCCAGCGCCCCGCACCAGAATCTGGGGCAGCGAGTCCTGCGCCGAGGTAATCTGCAGCGTACCGACATGGGAAACCGTCTCATCCTATTCAGTGCAGTTCTGGCCATCGGCGCCCTTGGACACTTTGGCGGCTATTTTCAATACCTCGACCCTGTTCATTTGCGCGAACTCCTCGAGGCGGCCGGCCCTTGGGGTCCCTTGGCCGTGATCGTGTTGTTCGCAGTATTCGAACCCTTTGGCGCACCCGGAGCCATCTTCATTTTGGCTTCGGCAACACTCTGGCCGTTTTGGTTGGCCTTTACCGTCAACATCCTGGGGGCCATCGGAGCGGGGATGTTGGGCTTTACGTTTGCACGCTATCTGGGTCGCGACTGGGTCGAAGGCCGTATGCCCGAACGCCTGCGCAAATGGGACGAGCGGCTTTCCAAAGACGGGCTCCCGAAGGTGATCCTCTTCCGGCTCATATTCTTCTTGAACCCGGCATCCCATTGGGCACTCGGGCTTTCGCGGGTAAAGGTCCCGGCCGCGATTCTGGGGACTGCCATCGGCTTCATCCCCGGTGTCTCACTTCTTACTTACTTCGGGGCGGAACTCCTCGCCTGGTTCAATGACCAGCCCACCGAGGTGTGGATCGGCGTCGCGGTCGCGATCATCGCCACGATCATTATTTTCAAGATTCGCAAGCGCACCACTGCGTCGGCCTAGAGGAACACCCCGTGAGCCCTTCTACGCCCAAAGGGAGGCCTAAAGAGACACCTAAAGGGACGCCGCCTGGCGACAAACGTCCCGGTGATCCCTGGTCCAAAGCCTTCGACTGGATCGAAGCCAATTTGGGCGGTCGCATCGTGAGCTACGAACGACAGCCGCGCTGGCGACCGGCCTTTTATCTCGATTTCGAGCGCAAAGGAATTACCCTGCCGCTCTACCTGCGCGGTGCTCGCACGGAAGTCAAACACGGCTCCCGCGTGCTCGAACACGAAATGCGCGTGTTGCAGCAACTCGAAAAGGACGGCATCCCAGTGCCGCATGTCTACGGTTACTGCCCGGATCCGGCCGGGATCGTGATGGAGCGAAGCGCGGGGCGAGAGAATCTTGCAACGGCCGAAACCGAAGCCGAGGGTCGCGCCGTGCTCGACGAATACATCGAGATCCTTGCGCGCACTCACTCACTCGACACCGCTCCCTTCGAAGCCTTTGGCATGGCGAAGCCCGTGGGCGCCGAAGCGCTCGGGTTGTGCGATCTCGCAAATTGGGAAGCGCCCTACCGCGAATGCAAATCGCGCCCGGAACCGATCATCGAGTTCGTCCTCAGCTGGTTGAAGCGCAACATTCCCAAGGATCGCTCTGAAGTCACCTTCCTTTCTGTGGACGCAGGACAATTTTTGTTCGAGAACAGCCGCATCACGGCGTTGATCGATCTAGAGCTCGCCTGTCTTGGCGACCCCGCAGCAGACCTCGGAGGCATGCGCGGTCGCGATCTCAGTGAACCCCTGGGCGACCTGCCGCGCGCCTTTGCGCGTTACTTCGAATTGCGCGGTCAGAAAATCCCCACCTCGGTGATCGACTACCACACGGTACGTTTCAACCTCTACACCCCGATGGCGATCGCGCCGCTCGTCGCCAATCCAACCCCGGACACCGACATTGTTCAATACCTGGGTTGGTACTGGGTATGGTCGCGCGCTTGCCTGGAAGTGATGGCCCACGGTCTCGGGATCAAACTCGAAGCCCCAACCCTGCCAGAACCCAAAATCACGCGGTTTGCGGGCACTCACGACGCGCTGACCCGACGACTCGAGAAGGCGAGCGAGGGTGGAGACTTTGCCGCGTACGAAACCGATGCCGCCTATCGAGCCGCCGAGTATCTGCGACGTGTCGAACGCTACGGCCGTGATCTGGAACAGAACGATCTCAACGAGGTCGGGGCGCTGCTCGGTCGGTCCTTCAACCACTGGATCGATGCCGACCGCGAACTCGAACAATTGATCGAGAGCGCCGGGGCTACGCGCGACGAGGATCTCATCCGACTATTTCATCGACGCACCCTGCGCCATGAATCTCTATTGCAACCGGTACTGCGCGAACTCGAAGGCGTGAAGACGCAGCTGCTCGACGACTGATCGCCGCGCAAGCTAGCCCTGGGATTGCGCGTGACTGTGCGCGAGTTTTACGTAATTCAACGCATGTTCTCGCTGGGACTGCACCTCGTCGTCGTCGAGCGTGCGGACAACCCTCGCCGGAGTTCCGACCACGAGAGTACCGGGCGGAACCTTCATTCCCGGCGTGACCACGGCTCCGGCCCCGACCAGGGCCCCTTCGCCGATCACAGCGCCGTCGAGCACGATGGCTCCGATTCCGATCAGCGCTCCGTCGCAGACCCTGCAACCGTGAACCACCGCATGGTGCCCAATGGTCACCACGTCGCCGACCTCAGTATTGAATAGATCGCGAGTCACGTGAATCACCGCGCCATCCTGAACATTGCTGTCTCTGCCGATGCGAATCGCATTCACATCGCCGCGCAGCACAGCGCNNNNNNNNNNNNNNNNNNNNNNNNNNNNNNNNNNNNNNNNNNNNNNNNNNNNNNNNNNNNNNNNNNNNNNNNNNNNNNNNNNNNNNNNNNNNNNNNNTGCCCAATGGTCACCACGTCGCCGACCTCAGTATTGAATAGATCGCGAGTCACGTGAATCACCGCGCCATCCTGAACATTGCTGTCTCTGCCGATGCGAATCGCATTCACATCGCCGCGCAGCACAGCGCCATACCAGACGCTTGCGTTGGCGCCGAGCGTGACGTCACCAATCACTACGCCTCCCGGCGCCACCCATGCACCGGATGCGAGCGTCGGCGTGCGACCTTCAAACGGAAGAATCAACGAGATTGCGTTTGTCGTTGCCGGATTATCCAATTTACCTCTCCTCGTCCTTCAAGGATCTTGCCGATGATTGACTTCTCGGCCAATTCTCGCCATCGATGACAAGCGGGCCAGACGGCAGTGGCGACGATGATCGTGAGCGATATGTCGCTCTGCCTCCAGATGGATGCGTAGCATATAAGCCCAAGGCCCTGCCTCCAGCACCGGAGCGTCGACCTGGATGGCCACAAACATTTCCCGCGATACTCTCACCCTATGACCTCCGCCAGCGAAGATCCGGTTCACGATGTACCCGAAGGCCATGCAAAGCTGGTGCGAACCATCTCGCAAGGCGGTGGGATCGCGGTTCGAACCCTGATTGGCAGCCAACTCATCGCCGAAGCGATGAACCGGCGCAAGATGGCACCAACTGCGGCCAACGCCCTGGGGCGCGCACTCATGGGGGCCGTGTTGATCGCCGTGGGTCCCGCTTCGGCCGACCCGGTCGAATCCGGCGTCAGCAACAACTCGACTGACAGTTCCAACGAGAACTTCGATGAAACAGACGATGACCGCCAGGCGAGCGAAAGCGTCCAACTCCAATTCCGCGGCAATGGTCCCCTCGGCAGCATCGTGGTCATCGCGGACGATCTCGGGCGAGTTCGGGGAATTGTGGAGCACCCGGACACCAACTTGACTCTCGCAGACGGAAGCCCCGACGTCGCCCGCTCGATCGGACTCGGTGCACTTCGCGTAGTCCGGCACCGGCCGGAATGGCGCGAGCCCTACACCGGCGCCGTACCGCTAGTAAGCGGTGAGGTCGCGAAAGATCTCACTCTCTACCTCACGGAAAGTGAGCAGACTCCCTCTGCAATGGGGCTGGGGGTCGCCATGGCCAACGACGAGAGTGCGGTGGTCGCCGCGGGATTCCTGGTTCAGATCCTTCCCGACGCGCTGCCCGAAGAGGTGGCGCAAGTGGAAGAAAATGTCCGGGGAATGCCGGCGCTTTCACAACTCGCCCTGTCGGACGCCAACTGCAATGAGCTTCTCGATCTACTCTTGCGCGGACTCGGATCCCGAGATCGTCACACCACCTACCCGGTTTTTCGCTGCACCTGCACCCGGGATCGCGCACTGCGCATGATGGAGTTGCTGGGCAACCAGGAAATTCGAGAGATGGTTGCGCGCGAACTCAACCAGGAAATTCGCTGCGAATTCTGCGCGAAGGCCTATGAATTTTCGACGCTCGAGATTCGAACGCTGCTCGAAGCTGAGCATCGCGGCGTTTGCAAAATCAATAGCTGACGGAATCAATAGATGACCTTCCGCTCGACCAGGTCGGAATAGCGTTCGTCGGAAAGCCCGAGGATTTGCTTGAAAACGTATTCGTTGTCTTGACCGATCACGGGACCCGGCCGCACCGTGACCGGACTGTGACTCAGCTTGACGTAGGAACCGTAGATGGTTTCTCGGAAACCCAAAGGGTGGTCGACTTCGATATAGGTCTTGCGCTCCGTGTAGTGAGGGTCGTGAAGTAGATCGCCGACGTTCAGCACCGGTGCCGCCGCAACCCCCGCGTTCTGTAGTTGCTGCGCGAGTTCGCGATCATCCCAATTCGCGGTCCACAGGTTGATTTGCTCGTGCAACATTTCGATGTTGTCCAGCCGTCCTTCGCGCGACACAAATTCGGGAGAATCTGCCCAGTCCGGATTTCCCATGAAAGCAACCAATGAGGTCCAGTCCGCTTCGCATTCGACCGCGATCGAAATCCAGCGGTCGTCGCCCGTGCAGCGAAATACGCCGTGGGGCGCCGCTGCGGCGAGTGGATGTCGGTTCCCGAGCGGACCCGCGACCCGATCATTCATCACGTAGTCCATGAACGCGGGGCCAACCATCTGCATCACGGCTTCCTGTTGGGAAAAGTCGATGTACTGCCCCTTGCCCGTCTGGTCGCGATGGTTGAGCGCCGTGACGATGGCAAACGCGCCGAAGATTCCGGTAAAGGGATCCGAAAATGCGTTCTCTACCGGGAGTGGAGGGCCGTCGCAATAACCCGTCAGGCTGTCGAGCCCGGTGAGTGAAGTCAAGCTCAAGCCATAGGTCCGGGTGTTCATGAGCGGGCCATAAGTCCCGGCCCCCTGCATCGAGAGCATGACGATATCGGGCTTGCGCTTCTTCATTTCCTGGTAGCCGATGCCGATCTTGTCCATCACGCCAGGGCCAAAATTCTCGATCACGACATCGGATTCCATGATGAGTTGGCGCGCGAGCGCGAGACCTTCTTCGCTCTTGAAGTTGATCGTCACACTGCCGTTACCCGCCCAGCACGCGTGATTGGAAAGACTGTAGTTGGGGCCGGTTTCTCCCCCACCGAAAGGCGGCAGCCTGCGGGTCATGTCCACTCGAATGTTCGATTCGACTTTGTAGACCTCGGCGCCCAGGAAGCCGAGCGTTTGTCCGACGACGGGTCCGGCCCAAACCCAGCCAAAGTTAGCGACGCGAATGCCGTCGAGAGGACGTGCCCCCGCCACGGCGGCGGTTTCGGCGGGGCGGGGGGTCGCCAGGGCGCCGAGCACCTCGTGGTTGTCTTCACCGAGGAGTGGCGCCGCCCTCTTGGGCCCGCCGGGAGTTTCCGAAAGCTTGAAGGGCGCGCCCAGCATTCGCAGATTGCCCAGGGCAGCGTGTTCGAGATCGACGATGTAGCCCCGCTCTCGCAAGTGCGGATGTTCGGCAGCCTCCTTGACGGTAAAGACCGCAGTAACCGGCGCACCGGCGGCCTGACACTTCTCCATGATCTCGTGCTTGCCGTGTTGCATGGTCCATTCTTCGATCAAGGGATAAATCAGATCGGCATTTTCGGCGCGCGAGAACATGTCCTGAAACATCTCCGTCTGCATCCACTCCGGATCGCCCATCACCTTTGCGATGCCATTCCACTGGCCGGGTTCGAGGGCGAGCATCCAGACGTGACCGTCCTTGCAGGGGAGGATCGTGGCGGGCGCACCCAAGGGCATCCCGACTCCAGTCCGCGTATCGAACTTTCCATTCTGGGCATAGCCACCGATGTTCTGCCCCCCGACAAAGGAAGCGGCGATGACTTCGGCACACGACACGTCTACCTGCTGCCCGACGCCCGTGTTCTTGCGACCGTAGACCGCAGCGAGTCCCCAGGCAGCGCCCGCGACCGCGCCAAAATAATCCGCCGCGAAGGTTCCGTGCTCGAGCGGCGCTTCTCCGGGCAGTCCGCAGTAGCGCGCACTCGCCCCGCTCAGGTGATAGGCATTCAGATCTGTGCCCTTCCAATCCGCATAGGGACCCGTCTGGCCGAACGGCGTGATCGAAATCATCACGAGGGTAGGATTGAGTTTTTGCAACGACGCATAGTCGAGGGACCAGTCGCGCATTTCCTGCGGAGTGTTGTTTTCGATCAAGACATCCGCACGGGAAATTAGAGCGCAGATCTTCTCTCGATCCGCGGGAACGTTCACGTCCAGGGTGACGGACTTTTTATTGGTGTTCAGGCTGTGGAACAGACCGCTCTTTTCGCGGTCGGGCACGTCTTGTGGAAACGGCCCCCAACTGCGAGACGGATCTCCAGTGCCCGGCGTTTCGATCTTGATGATCTCGGCGCCGTAGTCTGCAAACAGTTTCGCGCAGAACGGCGCACTGACGCGCCCACCCATTTCGACGACCTGGATTCCCTCGAGCGCCTCTGCCAACTCACTCTCCTTCCGGCGGGATCGCGTGTATCAGTGTCTGGCCCCACCGAAGATTCGGCGAAAGAAATTGGCAACCGCTGCGACCAAAGCTTTCAACAGCAGCGGGAGAACCTTGAGGGACGCGTCTTCTGCGATCGGTGCCGGGGTTGTCGCCGCTTCTGCGCTTTCGGCGACCGCGACACTGTCAGTTTCCATTCGCTGCTTCACATTCTTCGCGAATTGCTGAAAGAGTTGGTGCGAGACCCCCTTGATCATTCCACCGCCGACCTGCAGAACCTTGCCGGTGAGATCGATCCTGCCGTCGGTCGTCATTTCGGTCGACCCACTCTCGAGCACGTTGAGACTCAGGGTGACTTTGGCCCTGGCTGTGCCCCCACTCGGATCCTTGCCTTCGCCTGTAATCACCAGAACGTGACGCGCAGCATCCACGTCTTCGAATTGAATCTTGCACTTGTAGGCGGCGGTAATCGCACCGAGCTTGATCTTCACCCGACCGCGAAAATTTCGCTCGTCCACCACCTCGGTCAGCGATGCGCCGGGTAGACAAGTCACTACGCTTTCCGGGTCGATCAAAAACTGCCAGACGAGATCGACCGGGGCCTCGACCTCGAACTTCTCTTGAATTTCAATTGCCATACCGGGCTTCCTTGATCCAGTTCGATCCGCTTCTTGATTTACGTCTCGCTCGATGACACGATTTGCATCCGAGATCTCGACGTCTCAACCTGTCGAGAGTGGCCCTCCACTTCGCTCGTATCGAGTTGCGACCATCTCCGCCAAAATTGCCAGGGCGATCTCTTCGGGACGGCGCCCTCCCAAATCCAAACCGACTGGGGTTTTGATACGCGACAGAGACTCGTCGCTGAACCCCTGAGCGCGCAACTCGACGAGACGCCTGGCGTGGGTCGTGCGACTCCCGAGAGCACCGATGTAGCGAACATCCGATTCGAGTGCCCGCGCAAGGGTCGGAAGATCGAACTTTGGGTCGTGCGTGAGGGTCAAAACATATGCGTCGGCATCCAGCACTGCACCGTTCAGTACGTCCACTGGCCATTCGTGCAACAGCTGATACGCGTCGCGAAAGCGATCGCCCCCGGTGAATGCCGTACGGGGGTCGATCACGAATACGTGGAAGCCGACCTCCTTTGCCATGCGACACAGCGCGACCGCGATCGGGGTCGCTCCCACGAGATAGAGTCTTTGCGCCGGAGCAAACGATTCGATGAACACCCGGTAGGGATCGCCCTCGCCGGTTGCGGGCGCGATCTCCACCACCCCGCTCTCCCGGGCTCGGAGCATTCTCTGCGCCTCGATCGCGACACTTTCATCGATCTCCGGGTCGATGCTTCCGACTCGCGCCGGAGCGTCGCTCGCAATCCCGATGACCCCAAGGCGCGCACCGAGCAGACGCTCGGGACCGAAGCAGATCGCCATTGCCGCGGGGCAATCGTCTTCGATCGCACTTCGGACCCGGCGCCAGACGTCGTCCGCGGAAAAGGTTTCGATCAAGACTTCGATGTGTCCGTTGCAGCTCAGCCCCACTTCGAGGCTGTCGGGTTGCACGGGTCCGTATTCGACCAGCGTCGGCTCGCGTCGATCGAGTACGCCCAGTGCTCGCTGGTAGACGTCGCTTTCGACGCAGCCACCCGAGACCGACCCGACCATCGATCCACTCCGAGTCAACGCCAAACGCGCGCCGCTGGGACGAGGTGCCGAGCCGTCTACGTTCACCACGGTAGCGAGTGCGATTTCCTCGCCATTTGCAGTCCAATCGTCCAGAGCTTTTATGAGTTCTTTCACTCGATTCCTCAGCAATCCCGTCGCAACGCGGCTCCAGGGGATGCCTCGATGGCGCGGGGTCAGAACTGCCCGGGTCACCCGATGCGTTGCCAGTATAGAGGCCCGACTCGCTTTCGTCCGCGGGTTGTTGCAGGAGTGAGTTCCCAGCTGGTAGCCTGACCGTCACCGATCCCCCACCAACCCTCGCAAACTCTCTCGAACATAGGAAGCGCATGGGTCCCACCCGGCAAATTTACTGGAACATCGCTG
Above is a window of Myxococcales bacterium DNA encoding:
- a CDS encoding gamma carbonic anhydrase family protein: MSLILPFEGRTPTLASGAWVAPGGVVIGDVTLGANASVWYGAVLRGDVNAIRIGRDSNVQDGAVIHVTRDLFNTEVGDVVTIG
- a CDS encoding Hsp33 family molecular chaperone HslO, with the protein product MTSASEDPVHDVPEGHAKLVRTISQGGGIAVRTLIGSQLIAEAMNRRKMAPTAANALGRALMGAVLIAVGPASADPVESGVSNNSTDSSNENFDETDDDRQASESVQLQFRGNGPLGSIVVIADDLGRVRGIVEHPDTNLTLADGSPDVARSIGLGALRVVRHRPEWREPYTGAVPLVSGEVAKDLTLYLTESEQTPSAMGLGVAMANDESAVVAAGFLVQILPDALPEEVAQVEENVRGMPALSQLALSDANCNELLDLLLRGLGSRDRHTTYPVFRCTCTRDRALRMMELLGNQEIREMVARELNQEIRCEFCAKAYEFSTLEIRTLLEAEHRGVCKINS
- a CDS encoding CoA transferase, with the protein product MAEALEGIQVVEMGGRVSAPFCAKLFADYGAEIIKIETPGTGDPSRSWGPFPQDVPDREKSGLFHSLNTNKKSVTLDVNVPADREKICALISRADVLIENNTPQEMRDWSLDYASLQKLNPTLVMISITPFGQTGPYADWKGTDLNAYHLSGASARYCGLPGEAPLEHGTFAADYFGAVAGAAWGLAAVYGRKNTGVGQQVDVSCAEVIAASFVGGQNIGGYAQNGKFDTRTGVGMPLGAPATILPCKDGHVWMLALEPGQWNGIAKVMGDPEWMQTEMFQDMFSRAENADLIYPLIEEWTMQHGKHEIMEKCQAAGAPVTAVFTVKEAAEHPHLRERGYIVDLEHAALGNLRMLGAPFKLSETPGGPKRAAPLLGEDNHEVLGALATPRPAETAAVAGARPLDGIRVANFGWVWAGPVVGQTLGFLGAEVYKVESNIRVDMTRRLPPFGGGETGPNYSLSNHACWAGNGSVTINFKSEEGLALARQLIMESDVVIENFGPGVMDKIGIGYQEMKKRKPDIVMLSMQGAGTYGPLMNTRTYGLSLTSLTGLDSLTGYCDGPPLPVENAFSDPFTGIFGAFAIVTALNHRDQTGKGQYIDFSQQEAVMQMVGPAFMDYVMNDRVAGPLGNRHPLAAAAPHGVFRCTGDDRWISIAVECEADWTSLVAFMGNPDWADSPEFVSREGRLDNIEMLHEQINLWTANWDDRELAQQLQNAGVAAAPVLNVGDLLHDPHYTERKTYIEVDHPLGFRETIYGSYVKLSHSPVTVRPGPVIGQDNEYVFKQILGLSDERYSDLVERKVIY
- a CDS encoding SRPBCC family protein, with the protein product MAIEIQEKFEVEAPVDLVWQFLIDPESVVTCLPGASLTEVVDERNFRGRVKIKLGAITAAYKCKIQFEDVDAARHVLVITGEGKDPSGGTARAKVTLSLNVLESGSTEMTTDGRIDLTGKVLQVGGGMIKGVSHQLFQQFAKNVKQRMETDSVAVAESAEAATTPAPIAEDASLKVLPLLLKALVAAVANFFRRIFGGARH
- a CDS encoding XdhC family protein, yielding MKELIKALDDWTANGEEIALATVVNVDGSAPRPSGARLALTRSGSMVGSVSGGCVESDVYQRALGVLDRREPTLVEYGPVQPDSLEVGLSCNGHIEVLIETFSADDVWRRVRSAIEDDCPAAMAICFGPERLLGARLGVIGIASDAPARVGSIDPEIDESVAIEAQRMLRARESGVVEIAPATGEGDPYRVFIESFAPAQRLYLVGATPIAVALCRMAKEVGFHVFVIDPRTAFTGGDRFRDAYQLLHEWPVDVLNGAVLDADAYVLTLTHDPKFDLPTLARALESDVRYIGALGSRTTHARRLVELRAQGFSDESLSRIKTPVGLDLGGRRPEEIALAILAEMVATRYERSGGPLSTG